A window of Fusobacterium sp. DD2 genomic DNA:
TAAAACATCAATCATATAATCATAAGAACTTCTATATAAATGGGAATAAATATTTAAAGTTGTTTCAATTTTTTCGTGCCCTAGTCTTGAAGCTATTGCTAAAATATTTACATTGTTATTTATTAAAAAACTTGCATGGCTATGTCGTAAATCATGTACTCTTATTTTTTTGACGTTTGCTTTTTTAGAATAAAGAGCAATATTTTTTTCAAAAGCATGTTTAGTAGAATTAAATAATCTAGTATCTTCCTCTGGAGAATATAATTTATTTAGGTAATCAGCAAGAAGCATAATACAATCATCAGATAAATCAATTGTTCTTATTGATTTAGGTGTTTTAGGAGCAGTAATCACATCTTCTCCATTTATTCTTTGATATGATTTATTTATTCTTAGAGTTTTTTTATCAAAGTCAATATCTCCAACTGTGAGTGCAAGTAGTTCGCCAATTCTTATACCTGTCCAAAATAATAAATAGAAACCAGTACTAATCATTGGTTTGTTATGTATGGCCTTATAAAATTTGTCAAATTCTTCAACAGTCCAGATATTCATTTCATGAGCATTCTTTTTCCCGATTGAACCAGCCTTGTGACATGGATTTTCTTTCAAATTGTGAAATTTTACGGCATAGTTGAATATAGCAACAAGCTGATTATTGATAGTTTTTATATATGTTTGGCTATATTTTTGACCGTTTTTTTCAGCATTGAGAATTATATTCTGCCATCTTCTGACTACTACTGGAGTTATTTCACTTATCTTTAATTTTTTAAAAAAAGGCAATATTTTTGAT
This region includes:
- a CDS encoding site-specific integrase codes for the protein MESKILPFFKKLKISEITPVVVRRWQNIILNAEKNGQKYSQTYIKTINNQLVAIFNYAVKFHNLKENPCHKAGSIGKKNAHEMNIWTVEEFDKFYKAIHNKPMISTGFYLLFWTGIRIGELLALTVGDIDFDKKTLRINKSYQRINGEDVITAPKTPKSIRTIDLSDDCIMLLADYLNKLYSPEEDTRLFNSTKHAFEKNIALYSKKANVKKIRVHDLRHSHASFLINNNVNILAIASRLGHEKIETTLNIYSHLYRSSYDYMIDVL